The following proteins are encoded in a genomic region of Diabrotica virgifera virgifera chromosome 1, PGI_DIABVI_V3a:
- the LOC126879018 gene encoding uncharacterized protein LOC126879018 — MCTFQPEHLLVRELDYELRIREIEVEEAAKCDRKRSLLRGALKQEQGNRSFRQISAAAIPFLEQQQGINETIEDLTQKISTFRGTVHDSMYSRYISRLAHISGRVHLLCCSDEEQQLYKRSMSIKILSLEGELDSRVNPIATSTPVSSVQAANSLLHPKPVQVHKWGVSFSGEGHYDQVISFLDRVECLRISRGVSEEDLFAASAELFTGHAFTWFMNNRGSFTTWTGLAQKLKSDFLPYSFQTDLLDEIKNRKQKPGESVTMFINTMLGMCSRLDTPLTDNAKIKIILKCLLPFYHAQLALVDIATIEDLTDKCKRLEETLSWSFHPPTTSNPGAGFTSHSSRNRSWQSRPHTPNVSVTTSSFSCWNCREANHAFRDCTRPQTRIFCHGCGRDNTLKRNCFKCSGNEHAEARTLSVPQTAAPSGNMTAAVDEASGPIPASSSYTPSQEGRNTSNRRPARKPKSGKK; from the coding sequence ATGTGTACCTTTCAGCCAGAACATTTGTTAGTTAGGGAGTTGGACTATGAGCTGAGGATAAGGGAAATAGAGGTTGAAGAAGCCGCTAAATGTGATAGAAAACGCAGTCTATTGCGTGGTGCTCTTAAACAGGAGCAAGGAAACAGGAGTTTCCGTCAAATTTCAGCTGCAGCTATTCCTTTCCTGGAACAACAACAGGGAATAAATGAGACCATCGAGGATCTTACTCAAAAGATATCCACTTTTAGAGGGACTGTCCATGATAGCATGTATTCTAGGTACATTTCACGTCTTGCTCATATCTCTGGTCGTGTCCACTTACTATGTTGCTCAGATGAGGAGCAACAACTTTACAAACGCTCTATGTCCATTAAGATTCTCAGTCTAGAAGGTGAACTCGATTCTCGAGTAAATCCTATAGCCACGTCCACCCCTGTTTCTTCGGTTCAAGCCGCTAATTCCTTATTACATCCCAAGCCTGTTCAGGTACATAAATGGGGAGTTTCGTTTTCTGGTGAAGGTCACTATGACCAAGTTATTTCATTTTTGGATAGGGTGGAATGTCTTCGGATTTCAAGAGGTGTGAGTGAGGAGGATCTTTTTGCAGCTTCTGCTGAATTATTTACAGGCCATGCTTTTACGTGGTTTATGAACAACCGTGGTAGCTTTACCACTTGGACTGGTTTGGCTCAGAAACTAAAATCCGATTTTCTGCCTTATTCTTTCCAAACTGATCTCTTAGACGAAATCAAGAACCGCAAGCAGAAACCGGGAGAATCAGTGACTATGTTTATTAACACTATGttgggtatgtgtagtcgtttagataCTCCTTTAACAGATAATGCAAAAATTAAGATAATTCTAAAATGTTTGCTACCTTTTTACCATGCCCAATTGGCACTTGTTGATATAGCCACTATCGAAGACCTGACAGATAAGTGTAAACGGTTAGAAGAAACTCTATCCTGGTCTTTTCATCCTCCTACAACATCTAATCCTGGTGCTGGATTTACCTCTCACTCCTCGAGAAATCGTTCTTGGCAATCTAGACCCCATACACCGAATGTGTCTGTGACTACCTCTTCTTTTTCTTGCTGGAATTGTCGGGAAGCTAATCACGCATTTCGTGATTGTACCAGACCCCAAACGCGGATTTTTTGCCACGGTTGTGGTAGAGACAACACATTAAAACGTAACTgttttaagtgttcgggaaacgagcatGCAGAGGCTCGTACCCTGAGCGTTCCTCAAACAGCAGCCCCATCAGGGAATATGACCGCAGCTGTAGACGAAGCTTCAGGTCCAATACCTGCCAGCAGCTCGTACACACCCTCTCAGGAAGGAAGAAACACTTCCAACCGGAGGCCAGCACGCAAACCGAAATCAGGGAAAAAGTAA